In Sediminitomix flava, a single genomic region encodes these proteins:
- the nuoK gene encoding NADH-quinone oxidoreductase subunit NuoK — MIPIEYFTYISGFLFCIGLTITIVKKNLIVVLMGAELMLNAANINFVAFSRGDAELGGQIMTIFIMVIAAAEVTVALAIIIKLFENYKTVSINRINELKG; from the coding sequence ATGATCCCTATAGAGTATTTCACCTATATTAGTGGGTTTCTTTTTTGCATTGGCTTGACAATCACAATTGTAAAGAAAAACCTTATTGTGGTTCTGATGGGAGCTGAGCTGATGTTGAATGCCGCAAATATCAATTTTGTAGCTTTTAGTAGAGGTGATGCCGAGTTAGGAGGGCAAATTATGACCATTTTTATTATGGTGATTGCTGCTGCTGAAGTTACAGTGGCTTTAGCGATTATAATTAAGCTTTTCGAAAATTACAAAACTGTGTCTATCAACCGTATTAATGAATTGAAAGGCTAA
- a CDS encoding NADH-quinone oxidoreductase subunit 5 family protein: MGLTFLLVVALVIPLFSFISLLVLGEKRKIIADKLASAGMGVSAMIFIWFFVRLFYQGAAIVNEQFSWLSIGNTKIEIGLWADHLSIGMLVVVSVISFLVHLFSMVYMHADPKYVRYFAYLNLFTFSMFGLVLSPSLIQMYIFWEMVGVSSYLLIGFWHFKDSAAKAAKKAFIVNRIGDAGFLVAILVALGMYGTTNIQELQELIVLDSSIVLLQVLGVGLVLAAMAKSAQWPLSVWLPDAMEGPTPVSALIHAATMVAAGIFLLARNYFAMTPEVQLLMVVSGGITMVLAAITALFQFDIKRVLAFSTLSQLGYMMVALGVGGVFPAVFHLFSHAFFKAGLFLGSGLVIHYLHEMGEKHDIHFDAQDIRFMGGLHKKLPVLAWGTFLVSALALAGLPLTSGFLSKDAILAQTVSFAESSSSQLAWLVPVAGFATALLTAIYVARLIGYTFFGENRFPKEIRETEKEKYFVPKRMLFPLTVLAVLSFFFAFSLNPLHLYGGWIEGIKLGQLSVSDDLVLMTEILSAVLGVSGLLFGYWFFTIKKAMKPMADDGRLTFDAPNLGAFSYWISWDVLASKAGEKIALAFSWFDQNVVDGIVRGFSVVMVVFSRMVFHFDSLFVDGMVNGIAKFFKGFGKQVQRSFNGDVQYYYFLIVLGFAALLIGFTF, from the coding sequence TTGGGACTAACATTTCTACTTGTGGTAGCCTTAGTGATACCACTTTTTTCATTTATATCACTCCTTGTTCTTGGAGAAAAAAGAAAGATCATTGCTGACAAACTCGCTTCTGCTGGAATGGGTGTATCTGCTATGATCTTTATTTGGTTCTTTGTTCGCCTGTTTTACCAAGGAGCAGCTATCGTGAATGAGCAATTCTCATGGCTAAGCATTGGCAATACCAAAATTGAAATCGGTCTTTGGGCTGATCACTTATCTATCGGGATGCTCGTAGTGGTAAGTGTGATTTCATTTTTAGTACACCTTTTCTCAATGGTGTATATGCATGCTGACCCAAAGTATGTAAGGTATTTTGCTTACCTCAATCTCTTTACATTCTCTATGTTTGGTTTGGTACTTTCGCCAAGCCTTATCCAAATGTATATTTTCTGGGAGATGGTAGGGGTGTCTTCTTACTTGCTAATTGGCTTTTGGCACTTTAAAGACAGTGCAGCTAAAGCAGCTAAAAAGGCATTTATCGTCAATAGAATCGGTGATGCAGGATTCTTAGTCGCTATTTTGGTGGCACTAGGAATGTACGGGACTACAAATATTCAAGAGCTTCAAGAGCTAATCGTTTTAGATTCTTCAATCGTACTGCTCCAAGTATTGGGTGTTGGATTAGTATTGGCTGCGATGGCTAAATCGGCACAGTGGCCATTATCGGTTTGGCTTCCAGATGCGATGGAAGGACCTACACCAGTTTCAGCTTTGATTCACGCAGCGACTATGGTTGCCGCAGGGATCTTCCTTTTGGCTAGAAACTATTTCGCGATGACACCAGAAGTACAATTACTCATGGTGGTGTCGGGTGGAATCACGATGGTTTTAGCAGCTATAACGGCACTTTTCCAATTTGATATAAAAAGAGTTTTAGCGTTTTCTACGCTTTCTCAATTAGGATATATGATGGTGGCACTTGGTGTAGGAGGTGTTTTTCCTGCAGTCTTCCATCTTTTTTCTCATGCCTTTTTTAAGGCAGGGCTTTTCTTAGGTTCAGGACTCGTAATTCATTATCTCCACGAAATGGGAGAGAAGCACGATATCCATTTCGATGCACAAGACATCCGATTTATGGGAGGACTTCATAAGAAACTTCCTGTTTTGGCTTGGGGTACATTCTTGGTAAGTGCCTTAGCCTTGGCTGGTTTACCGCTTACTTCAGGTTTCCTTTCAAAAGACGCGATTCTAGCACAAACCGTAAGTTTTGCGGAAAGCTCATCGAGTCAGTTGGCTTGGCTTGTACCTGTAGCAGGATTTGCAACCGCATTACTAACGGCAATTTATGTCGCGCGTTTGATCGGTTACACTTTCTTCGGAGAGAATAGATTCCCGAAAGAGATCAGAGAAACAGAAAAAGAGAAGTACTTCGTGCCAAAACGTATGCTTTTCCCACTGACAGTACTAGCAGTATTGTCCTTTTTCTTTGCATTCTCTTTAAATCCATTGCACTTATATGGTGGATGGATTGAAGGTATCAAACTAGGACAATTGAGCGTTTCAGACGATTTAGTTTTAATGACCGAAATCCTATCTGCAGTATTGGGTGTAAGTGGTCTTCTATTTGGCTATTGGTTCTTTACCATTAAGAAAGCAATGAAGCCAATGGCAGATGATGGACGATTGACTTTCGATGCTCCAAATTTAGGTGCGTTTTCATACTGGATTTCTTGGGATGTATTGGCATCTAAAGCAGGAGAGAAGATTGCACTTGCATTTAGTTGGTTTGACCAAAATGTAGTAGACGGAATTGTGAGAGGATTCTCCGTAGTGATGGTCGTTTTCTCAAGAATGGTATTCCATTTTGATAGCCTATTTGTAGATGGTATGGTAAATGGCATCGCCAAATTCTTCAAAGGATTCGGAAAGCAAGTCCAAAGATCATTCAACGGGGATGTACAGTATTACTACTTCCTTATCGTCTTAGGTTTTGCTGCCTTACTCATCGGTTTTACTTTTTGA
- a CDS encoding complex I subunit 4 family protein, with translation MNILLSSLVFLPLLVAIIILFLPASQQGWAKKLTIGTTFLQLLFSLYLTLSYQTDLLAWAGVNDYDQFQLAIRLPWFALDLGDFGTVRSDFSMALDGINIPMVLLTGIVMFVGAIAASDIKKKERGFYALYLLLSGSIMGCFMALDFLLFYIFFEFMLLPMYFLIGIWGGKRREYAAVKFFIYTLFGSVLILLVMLGLATSVIDPMATAVKLGWAEQINQVDATMIYKVQQWLQAGKIEGASLVKTFDMISMFDARNYIPNSFLHPLSTYEFSGVALRVIAFWLVLVGFAVKLPVFPVHTWLPDAHVQAPTAISVVLAGVLLKIGGYGFIRIAYSIFPDIATDFAWWIALVGVFTIIYGAFVALGTHHMKRLIAFSSVSHMGFVVLGVASGTIEGISGAIYQMFSHGIISAMLFLVAGVLYSRTSTLGIYDYRGLAQKMPQYTVFTGIAFFAGLGLPGFSGFVAELFVFIGAFSSESVNGYIPNWMPILAAFGLILTAAYFLWTLQRMFLGKFELKENIEESVLTDLTKREWGLLLPLAILALYFGLQPQWLFNLMSASVEVFVGLLNTGGTAALN, from the coding sequence ATGAATATATTATTGTCATCATTGGTGTTTTTGCCCCTTCTCGTGGCGATCATCATTCTATTTTTACCAGCTTCACAACAAGGCTGGGCTAAAAAACTGACGATTGGAACGACCTTTCTTCAGCTTCTTTTCTCTTTGTATTTAACGCTGAGCTATCAGACTGACTTATTGGCTTGGGCAGGAGTTAATGATTACGACCAATTCCAATTGGCAATCAGATTACCTTGGTTCGCTTTAGACTTAGGCGATTTCGGTACGGTTCGTTCAGATTTCTCAATGGCATTGGATGGTATCAATATCCCGATGGTATTACTGACAGGTATCGTGATGTTTGTAGGTGCAATTGCAGCTTCTGATATCAAGAAAAAGGAGAGAGGCTTTTATGCACTTTATCTATTGCTTTCTGGCTCAATCATGGGCTGTTTTATGGCTTTAGATTTCTTGCTTTTCTATATCTTCTTCGAGTTTATGTTATTGCCAATGTATTTCTTGATTGGTATTTGGGGAGGAAAAAGAAGAGAATACGCTGCGGTTAAATTCTTTATCTATACACTATTCGGATCGGTACTGATTCTTCTAGTGATGCTTGGTTTGGCTACTTCAGTAATTGACCCAATGGCTACGGCTGTAAAATTGGGTTGGGCAGAACAGATCAACCAAGTAGATGCCACTATGATTTATAAAGTACAACAATGGCTACAAGCAGGAAAGATTGAAGGAGCCTCTTTAGTGAAGACCTTCGATATGATTTCTATGTTTGATGCCCGTAACTATATTCCAAATTCATTCTTGCACCCACTAAGCACCTACGAATTCTCGGGCGTCGCCCTAAGAGTTATAGCCTTTTGGTTAGTCTTAGTTGGTTTTGCTGTAAAGCTTCCTGTATTCCCAGTGCACACATGGTTGCCAGATGCCCACGTTCAAGCACCAACAGCTATTTCAGTAGTCTTGGCAGGGGTACTTCTAAAAATTGGAGGTTACGGTTTTATCAGAATTGCTTATAGTATTTTCCCAGATATCGCAACAGACTTTGCATGGTGGATAGCCCTAGTCGGAGTCTTCACGATTATCTATGGTGCTTTCGTTGCACTCGGAACACATCATATGAAACGTCTGATTGCATTCTCATCAGTCTCTCACATGGGATTTGTGGTATTGGGAGTTGCATCGGGAACCATCGAAGGGATCTCGGGCGCAATCTATCAGATGTTCTCTCACGGAATTATCTCTGCCATGCTATTCTTGGTGGCAGGTGTATTATATAGCAGAACTTCAACACTCGGTATTTACGACTACAGAGGTTTAGCGCAGAAAATGCCACAGTACACTGTCTTTACAGGTATTGCATTCTTCGCAGGTTTAGGTTTACCGGGTTTCTCAGGTTTCGTAGCCGAGCTATTCGTATTTATCGGAGCATTCAGCTCAGAAAGTGTAAACGGTTATATCCCGAATTGGATGCCAATTCTAGCTGCATTCGGACTCATCTTAACAGCCGCTTATTTCCTATGGACACTACAACGCATGTTCTTAGGAAAGTTTGAGCTAAAAGAAAACATTGAAGAATCAGTATTGACAGACCTTACAAAAAGAGAGTGGGGTTTACTTCTCCCTCTAGCCATTTTAGCACTTTACTTCGGTCTACAACCACAATGGTTGTTCAACCTAATGAGTGCCTCAGTTGAAGTATTTGTCGGTCTGTTGAACACAGGAGGAACTGCCGCATTGAACTAG
- a CDS encoding NADH-quinone oxidoreductase subunit N, with the protein MEISNLSSEVQAILGSVSSIATEVVLGLGIILIILLDLIRYGKEKKGLNLLALSLLGLNLAYLAISIPVEGQTFLGVLNTITKEKAFLILIDLIGVFYVVFQLVLGKPDIQKKNNKLSGEGETLALIFSIILGLHVLIKANNLLLLFIGLELISLPSYILTAFRFRKVSGEGAIKYLLLGVISTAIMLYGMSWMYGIAGSLNFSEVTTALLQQPVEISTIVFVFFLAGLLFKLSVFPMYFWAPDMYESAPIGTAAFLSIAPKIAALLALKHFVDGFGVALFEHPIIPNILIGIAILTMFIGNVSALGQEGSRRMMAYSTIGQMGLLMLVLFLDASLNYQTMLFYMTAYAFANLVIFMGVGILEQRKDSDRIASFAGEGKGNLALGIAMTIAFISLVGLPPFAGFSAKLFVFTGVWSAYEQFQNDWLFYALIAALINTVISLYFYLKIPYQLFIKELSDEGFSLLKREKSFLILFALPLIVLFILPQILI; encoded by the coding sequence ATGGAGATTTCAAATTTGTCATCGGAAGTACAAGCAATACTAGGAAGTGTATCGAGTATCGCCACGGAAGTAGTCCTCGGACTCGGCATCATACTCATCATACTCCTAGACCTTATCCGATATGGAAAAGAAAAGAAAGGGCTAAACCTATTAGCACTAAGCTTATTGGGCTTAAACTTAGCCTACTTAGCCATCTCAATTCCTGTAGAAGGACAAACTTTTTTGGGAGTGCTAAACACCATTACCAAAGAAAAAGCATTCCTTATACTCATTGATCTGATAGGCGTATTTTATGTCGTATTCCAATTGGTATTAGGAAAACCAGATATACAGAAAAAGAATAACAAACTATCGGGAGAAGGAGAAACACTTGCCTTGATCTTTTCCATCATCTTAGGACTGCATGTACTGATCAAAGCCAATAACTTACTCCTGCTTTTCATCGGACTAGAATTGATCTCGTTACCGTCTTACATTTTGACCGCATTCCGATTCAGAAAAGTAAGTGGAGAAGGAGCGATCAAGTATTTACTCTTGGGCGTGATCTCAACAGCCATAATGCTTTACGGAATGTCTTGGATGTACGGCATCGCAGGTTCACTCAATTTCTCGGAAGTAACCACAGCCTTACTCCAACAGCCCGTAGAAATCTCGACCATTGTATTTGTCTTCTTCCTTGCAGGATTACTATTCAAGCTCTCGGTATTCCCAATGTATTTTTGGGCGCCAGATATGTATGAGTCAGCACCAATCGGGACGGCAGCCTTTTTATCCATTGCCCCAAAGATAGCCGCACTTTTAGCCCTCAAGCATTTTGTTGATGGCTTCGGAGTCGCCTTGTTTGAGCATCCGATCATCCCGAATATCTTGATCGGAATTGCCATCTTGACCATGTTTATTGGAAATGTCTCGGCACTCGGACAGGAGGGAAGCAGAAGAATGATGGCATATTCTACCATCGGACAAATGGGACTGCTCATGCTTGTCTTATTCCTAGATGCTTCGCTAAACTACCAAACCATGCTCTTCTATATGACGGCTTATGCATTCGCAAATTTGGTCATCTTTATGGGCGTCGGGATTTTGGAACAGCGCAAAGACTCAGACCGCATTGCAAGTTTTGCAGGAGAAGGAAAAGGAAATCTAGCCTTGGGTATCGCAATGACCATCGCTTTTATTTCTTTGGTAGGACTACCGCCATTTGCAGGTTTTTCAGCCAAGCTATTTGTCTTCACAGGTGTATGGTCAGCATACGAGCAATTCCAAAACGATTGGTTGTTCTATGCCCTTATAGCAGCCCTTATCAATACCGTGATCTCTTTATATTTCTATCTGAAAATCCCTTATCAGTTATTTATCAAAGAGCTATCCGATGAAGGTTTCAGCCTCTTAAAAAGAGAAAAGAGCTTCCTAATTCTATTTGCTTTACCGCTGATTGTACTCTTTATCTTACCACAGATTTTAATCTAA
- a CDS encoding DUF5700 domain-containing putative Zn-dependent protease, which translates to MRNLLFILAAICFMACSTEYETEKESNYSIESANLAFEIATKISNKQTVTDAEWDSLMASSGYQAYFCIGKKIPRNNFLKNAFEVAFDESQKHTLDSILNEPFKLSPQMRYNFMVLNLNNYKERQKEVQAFAANTDFSMILEKAKKLAQSYVPEEIRESEVALHKVNFVLIEPNAYVNNCGLVVDIHNAYNMGEEELIKLLAHEFHHNYRGINHSISDHVLFRKIDQLQLEGIADLIDKEIPPLDKIGIYPQSIVDTHNELFANTPQILQQLDSLTYAYIAGEIDEKSYTEHMNSFFLDGGHANGQYMSLKIKAAGLTDQLIANYNDPVSFIKLYNEAVANAPSEYQFSATFIDYIEELKREHLESNVVTSEEEFKVTFRVEVPSPSDEVFITGNKAALGDWNPDQVKLNKKDASLIREIKVQINSPAAFKFTRGSWGTEGITNDFGRSQNLKLKFEKDTVVNYKIYNWSDSNI; encoded by the coding sequence ATGAGAAATTTACTTTTTATACTAGCTGCTATATGTTTCATGGCATGTAGTACTGAATATGAAACTGAAAAAGAATCTAATTACAGTATTGAATCTGCAAATTTAGCTTTTGAGATTGCGACAAAGATTAGTAATAAGCAAACTGTGACCGATGCTGAATGGGACAGTCTGATGGCTTCCTCTGGTTATCAAGCCTATTTTTGTATAGGTAAAAAAATCCCACGAAATAACTTCTTGAAAAATGCTTTTGAAGTTGCCTTTGATGAAAGTCAGAAACATACTTTAGACAGTATCTTGAACGAGCCATTTAAGCTCAGCCCACAAATGAGGTATAATTTCATGGTATTGAATCTTAATAACTATAAGGAAAGACAGAAAGAAGTTCAGGCTTTTGCTGCCAATACCGACTTTTCCATGATTCTTGAAAAGGCAAAAAAGCTTGCCCAAAGCTATGTTCCAGAAGAGATTAGGGAAAGTGAGGTAGCCTTGCATAAAGTCAACTTCGTGCTTATAGAACCGAATGCCTATGTGAATAATTGTGGTTTGGTGGTTGATATCCACAATGCTTATAATATGGGAGAAGAAGAATTAATCAAGTTGCTTGCTCACGAGTTTCATCATAATTATAGAGGGATAAACCATAGCATTAGTGACCATGTTTTATTCCGAAAAATCGATCAGCTTCAACTAGAGGGAATTGCTGATCTGATTGACAAAGAGATTCCTCCATTAGATAAAATTGGCATTTATCCTCAAAGTATTGTTGATACTCACAATGAACTGTTTGCCAATACACCTCAGATTTTACAGCAATTAGATTCGTTGACCTATGCCTACATCGCTGGGGAAATTGACGAAAAAAGCTATACCGAACACATGAATAGCTTCTTTTTAGATGGGGGTCATGCCAATGGGCAGTATATGAGTCTTAAAATTAAGGCTGCTGGATTGACTGATCAGCTCATTGCGAACTACAATGACCCTGTTTCTTTTATCAAATTGTATAATGAGGCTGTTGCAAATGCGCCATCGGAATATCAGTTCTCTGCTACATTCATTGATTACATTGAAGAGCTGAAAAGAGAGCATTTGGAATCAAATGTTGTGACTTCTGAAGAGGAATTTAAAGTAACCTTTAGAGTAGAAGTACCTAGTCCTTCGGATGAAGTATTTATTACAGGAAATAAAGCTGCTTTAGGCGATTGGAATCCCGATCAAGTGAAGTTAAACAAAAAAGATGCTTCTCTGATCAGAGAGATCAAAGTACAGATTAACTCACCCGCAGCATTTAAATTTACGAGAGGAAGTTGGGGTACGGAAGGCATTACAAATGATTTCGGACGTAGCCAAAACCTTAAATTGAAGTTTGAGAAAGATACGGTAGTGAATTATAAGATTTATAATTGGAGTGATTCAAATATTTAA
- a CDS encoding energy transducer TonB, producing the protein MKYLLLFKLLLFSTTLFAQNIIYYDQFFSTKAEEQTDYSMEFIQVDSSWNVNRYENGEKTKTYFIQNQLSTQAKVERFITYIDNNLASFYRKPSYKSITAEISQYENGRVVLKSIYNGKDLKCLLALDGNGNNTLVDGNGIFETIDSNFPNDKFHCIYKDSVITDQYSVRIIQQDTIYNSVDLMATPKEGLQLFLKKLSKQLRYPLKQRLTGKEALIYITFIVDENGQLNSFRQLGKQNLGFEQKTIKKLSKLPTWNPAIKNGRTVKTRLILPIQFKLI; encoded by the coding sequence ATGAAATACTTATTACTTTTTAAATTACTCCTTTTTTCGACTACACTTTTTGCACAGAATATTATCTACTACGATCAGTTTTTCAGTACAAAAGCAGAGGAACAAACCGATTATTCTATGGAGTTTATTCAGGTTGATTCCTCATGGAATGTAAACAGATATGAAAACGGAGAAAAAACTAAAACGTACTTTATCCAAAATCAATTAAGTACTCAAGCCAAAGTAGAACGTTTCATCACATATATAGATAATAATTTAGCTTCATTTTATCGTAAGCCTTCATATAAGAGTATTACTGCAGAAATATCTCAATATGAAAATGGGCGGGTTGTTTTAAAGTCAATCTATAATGGAAAGGACTTAAAATGCCTGCTTGCATTGGATGGTAACGGAAACAACACTTTAGTTGATGGAAATGGAATATTTGAAACAATTGATTCTAACTTTCCTAACGATAAATTTCACTGTATTTACAAGGACTCAGTGATTACTGATCAATATTCAGTTAGAATCATTCAACAGGATACTATCTATAATAGTGTGGACTTAATGGCTACACCAAAAGAAGGCTTGCAATTATTTCTTAAAAAATTAAGTAAACAACTACGCTACCCCTTAAAACAGAGATTAACAGGAAAAGAGGCTCTTATTTACATTACTTTTATTGTCGATGAAAATGGCCAACTTAATAGTTTTAGACAGCTAGGCAAGCAAAACTTAGGGTTTGAACAAAAGACCATTAAAAAATTATCGAAACTTCCTACATGGAATCCTGCTATAAAAAATGGTCGAACGGTTAAAACTAGATTGATTTTACCAATTCAGTTTAAACTCATCTAG
- a CDS encoding YdeI/OmpD-associated family protein — protein sequence MENKSKTAEEYFLNDPNHQETLLVLRKLILASGLEETFKWSNPTYTWEGKNVMAIRGFKDHVGVWFFNGALMEDKGDVLVNAQEGKTQAMRQWKIDPHQNINIPLFQSYVEEAIENQKAGKVVPVQKKKPLVIPSELQTALDEDQDLKSAFGSLNLTKQREYTDYISEAKREQTKLNRLEKIRPMILEGKGLNDKYRK from the coding sequence ATGGAAAATAAGAGCAAGACAGCAGAGGAATATTTTTTAAACGATCCCAATCACCAAGAAACACTATTAGTACTCAGAAAACTCATTCTCGCATCGGGTTTGGAAGAAACTTTTAAATGGTCGAATCCGACATATACATGGGAGGGTAAAAATGTGATGGCTATCCGAGGATTTAAAGATCATGTAGGTGTATGGTTTTTTAATGGCGCACTGATGGAAGATAAAGGCGATGTGTTGGTCAATGCTCAAGAAGGGAAAACACAGGCGATGCGACAGTGGAAAATAGACCCGCATCAAAATATCAATATTCCATTATTTCAATCTTATGTAGAAGAAGCAATAGAAAATCAGAAGGCAGGGAAAGTCGTTCCTGTTCAAAAAAAGAAGCCTTTAGTTATTCCTTCCGAGTTGCAAACTGCTTTGGATGAAGATCAAGATTTAAAATCAGCATTTGGAAGTTTGAACCTAACAAAACAAAGAGAATATACCGATTATATTTCTGAAGCGAAGAGAGAGCAAACGAAGTTAAACCGCCTTGAAAAGATCAGACCAATGATTTTAGAGGGAAAAGGGTTAAATGATAAATACAGAAAGTAA
- a CDS encoding lipocalin family protein, translated as MKYTITFFLIATLIAACQPQNTQEEVLESKVPLVGTWKLISATTIKDDTVVVDSLKGKAMYKIINDSHFSFTNYSTSEQQERYISGGGKYELSGNQYTEHLDFCNFGWEGRSFTFNIQISNDTLIQQGKEEIADLGVSHDIIEKYIRVE; from the coding sequence ATGAAATACACCATTACATTTTTTCTTATTGCTACACTCATCGCTGCTTGTCAGCCACAAAATACACAGGAAGAAGTATTAGAATCTAAAGTTCCGTTGGTAGGAACTTGGAAGCTAATTTCAGCAACAACCATCAAAGATGATACTGTAGTGGTAGATTCTTTAAAAGGGAAAGCAATGTATAAAATCATCAATGATTCGCATTTCAGCTTTACCAATTATTCCACAAGCGAACAACAAGAGAGGTATATTTCGGGTGGTGGAAAATATGAATTGAGCGGCAATCAATACACAGAACACTTAGACTTTTGCAATTTCGGATGGGAGGGTAGAAGTTTTACTTTCAATATCCAAATCTCAAATGATACTTTGATTCAACAAGGCAAAGAAGAAATCGCTGATTTAGGGGTAAGTCACGATATAATAGAGAAGTATATAAGAGTAGAGTAA
- a CDS encoding SO2930 family diheme c-type cytochrome: MRKKTFTHLQALIFIVLAATATFRCSSEDEVSPNQIKMPTDKGFEYLSEYNFFVGEIAELTPNEEARVLPYDLNTPLFSDYALKKRFIYVPEGKSIPFQTNNVLDLPVGSVLIKHFYYGEKDYIETRLLIRNNDGWQPETYIWEEDLSDARRSVIGGTRKMTLNIDGEDQIFNYMIPNQNQCKNCHAYDGKIAPIGPEIPNLNKTYNYAEGEENQIQKWISAGILEGHSDTNIPAWPAIDDQSATLDDRARAYLAINCASCHRAEGSAANSGLYLGFHVDEPINLGYWKTPTAAGDGSGGLRYVIHPGNAEESILMYRLNSSEVEVRMPELGRELIHKEGVELIRDWINSLESE; the protein is encoded by the coding sequence ATGAGAAAAAAAACATTCACCCACCTACAAGCACTCATTTTTATCGTTTTAGCTGCCACAGCCACTTTTAGATGTAGTTCTGAAGATGAGGTTTCACCAAACCAAATCAAGATGCCAACAGATAAAGGATTTGAATACCTTTCTGAATACAATTTCTTTGTTGGAGAAATAGCCGAACTCACACCCAACGAGGAAGCTAGAGTTCTACCTTATGACCTAAACACACCACTTTTTAGTGATTATGCCCTAAAGAAAAGATTTATCTATGTTCCCGAAGGAAAAAGCATTCCATTTCAAACAAATAATGTGTTAGACCTACCAGTGGGCTCTGTTTTGATTAAGCATTTTTATTATGGAGAAAAGGATTATATCGAAACTCGTCTGCTTATCAGAAATAATGATGGGTGGCAACCCGAAACTTACATTTGGGAAGAAGATTTAAGTGATGCTCGTCGTTCAGTAATTGGAGGAACAAGAAAAATGACACTCAACATTGATGGTGAAGACCAAATCTTCAATTACATGATTCCAAATCAGAATCAATGTAAAAACTGTCATGCTTACGATGGGAAAATTGCTCCTATAGGCCCAGAAATTCCTAACCTCAATAAAACTTACAACTATGCTGAAGGTGAAGAAAATCAAATTCAAAAATGGATTTCAGCAGGTATTTTAGAGGGGCATTCAGATACTAATATTCCTGCTTGGCCAGCTATTGATGATCAGTCTGCTACCTTAGATGACCGAGCTAGAGCATACCTTGCTATTAATTGTGCGTCTTGTCATAGAGCTGAAGGTTCAGCAGCCAATTCAGGGCTATACCTCGGTTTTCATGTTGATGAACCGATCAATTTGGGATATTGGAAAACACCAACTGCAGCAGGCGATGGTTCTGGTGGTTTAAGATATGTTATCCATCCTGGTAATGCAGAAGAATCTATCTTGATGTACCGATTAAACTCTAGTGAAGTAGAAGTTAGAATGCCTGAACTAGGAAGAGAGCTTATTCATAAAGAAGGTGTTGAGCTTATTAGAGATTGGATTAATAGTTTAGAAAGCGAATAA